Proteins from one Conger conger unplaced genomic scaffold, fConCon1.1 SCAFFOLD_66, whole genome shotgun sequence genomic window:
- the LOC133119559 gene encoding uncharacterized protein LOC133119559, with product MGQERGKSGKEERRLTAGERRGKEPGTQEQDTGTQEQKAPPNFSWMKQSIGQKPQILARTWNYQTEATFFNEFENSKRLSAQIANETFNLTVSHVELSDSATYYCAITRFREMSIGDGTTLMVLGPESQSRTVVLQQPESESVQPGDSVTLQCTVHTETCAGEHSVHWFRPGSGESPPGIIHTHGHRSDECQRSSGTVSPTQSCVYNFPKRNLSLSDAGTYYCAVATCGEILFGNGTKLDFKGNDVLPLYCLAGALALSVILNIILALSKRKNSENCKASR from the exons ATGGGGCAGGAACGGGGAAAGAGCGGGAAGGAGGAAAGGAGGCTGActgctggagagaggaggggtaaGGAACcgggaacacaggagcaggacacaggaacacaggaacaa AAAGCACCGCCAAATTTCAGCTGGATGAAACAATCTATTGGACAGAAGCCTCAGATATTAGCAAGGACATGGAACTATCAAACAGAAGCTACATTTTTCAATGAGTTTGAAAACAGTAAACGTCTTAGTGCTCAGATAGCAAATGAGACCTTTAACCTGACTGTCTCACATGTAGAGCTGTCAGATTCAGCCACATACTACTGCGCTATTACACGCTTCAGAGAGATGAGCATTGGAGATGGAACTACTTTAATGGTGCTGG ggccagagtcccagagcaggacagtagtgctgcagcagcccgagtctgagtcagtgcagccaggagactctgtgactctgcagtgtacagtacacactgagacctgtgcaggagaacacagtgtgcactggttcagaccgggctcaggagagtcccctccaggaatcattcacacccatggacacaggagtgatgagtgccagaggagctctgggactgtgtctcccacacagagctgtgtctacaacttccccaagaggaacctcagcctctctgatgctgggacttactactgtgctgtggccacctgtggggagatcctgtttgggaacgGGACCAAGCTGGACTTTAAGG GAAATGATGTCCTCCCGCTTTATTGCTTGGCGGGAGCTTTGGCGTTGAGTGTGATCCTAAACATCATCCTCGCTCTGAGCAAGAGAAAAAACAGTGAGAACTGCAAAG